A single window of Desulfovibrio sp. G11 DNA harbors:
- a CDS encoding DUF3150 domain-containing protein — MTQLVSDIRILDNLLALNLNVSLWSARRKMSQEDLGGAELPPEDLASLGSKRIADPENLKVFGTLKARAFNYLDRHGVRFMSGWAIPEERAGEIVQELLNIRTEFQKEKEAFLANYDQNVQAWIEKHHQWGEIIRNSLVGPDYVRARMEFRWQLYKVAPLEQHIDNTAVLEAGLAEEVQGLGGTLFDEVAKSADDIWRRVYHGKTEVTHKALSPLRTLHAKLTGLSFVEPHVAPVADIVQSALLRMPKKGNITGTDLLLLQGLVCLLKDSTALVGHAQKVIEGYGPAFVLDALLAGPDIIHEPDGLAGQMDGTMDGNMDDEPILPEIPVADSALPHPAIPSLGLW; from the coding sequence ATGACACAGCTTGTTTCTGACATCCGCATTTTGGATAATTTACTGGCCCTTAACCTTAACGTCAGCTTGTGGTCTGCCCGTCGCAAAATGAGCCAAGAAGACCTGGGCGGCGCAGAACTGCCCCCAGAAGATCTGGCATCTTTGGGCTCCAAGCGCATTGCCGACCCGGAAAACCTCAAAGTGTTCGGCACGCTCAAGGCTCGCGCCTTCAACTACCTTGACCGGCACGGGGTACGGTTCATGTCCGGCTGGGCCATACCCGAAGAAAGGGCTGGCGAGATCGTACAGGAGCTGCTTAACATCCGCACCGAATTTCAGAAAGAAAAGGAGGCATTTCTGGCGAACTATGACCAAAATGTACAAGCATGGATTGAGAAGCACCATCAGTGGGGCGAAATTATCCGTAACTCCCTTGTGGGGCCTGACTATGTACGCGCGCGCATGGAGTTCCGCTGGCAGCTGTATAAGGTCGCCCCGCTTGAGCAGCACATAGACAACACCGCGGTGCTCGAAGCCGGGCTGGCGGAAGAGGTGCAGGGCCTCGGCGGCACCCTGTTTGATGAGGTGGCCAAGTCGGCTGACGATATATGGCGCAGGGTTTATCATGGCAAAACGGAGGTAACCCACAAGGCGCTTTCGCCGTTGCGTACCCTACATGCCAAGCTCACGGGCTTGTCATTTGTAGAGCCGCATGTGGCCCCGGTAGCTGACATCGTGCAGTCTGCACTGTTGCGCATGCCCAAGAAGGGCAACATCACCGGTACAGACCTGCTGCTGTTGCAGGGGCTGGTCTGCCTGCTCAAAGACAGTACGGCTCTTGTGGGCCACGCCCAGAAAGTTATTGAGGGCTACGGCCCGGCGTTTGTGCTTGATGCCTTGTTGGCTGGTCCAGACATTATCCACGAGCCGGACGGCCTTGCTGGACAGATGGATGGCACCATGGATGGGAATATGGACGATGAACCCATCCTGCCTGAGATTCCCGTGGCTGACAGCGCTTTGCCGCATCCTGCCATCCCCAGCCTGGGTCTGTGGTGA
- a CDS encoding cobaltochelatase CobT-related protein translates to MVRTKDVLNCLPLLASILGDRYGVQVCIGGKEACTNGKVIHLPSLPIDCEPELLALARSFVDHESGHIRHTDFSVLKAANLDPVAFNLFNCLEDWRVEKKLSGIFPGCRRNLNWLIRRFFVEQAQPRAGDDSPALAVLDYVLLTVRAWDVEEVNKPRMTAADALRQHFPGLKEVLDAILAKVYIHCPDTATAIAYARLLAQAIRQWEPQPQPQQQKKSKGSRADHCDSTSQSEQEISPDCASQTQQPTSPSRAKDQLAALLHAEAQDLPQNLGELLSTALTLCQAESAFESVTVAVEGFRPSGVLPEPQKLQALQASIALRTRLQGLLQARTQKQCSIGRRGALRPGSLHRLQTGNPRIFRREAEQTGLNTAVHILLDVSGSMSGVPIVLARQACFAVAKALENIKGVNPAVTAFPAMASTSSVFPIMRHGQKVPDNFDINASGGTPLAAALWWGMQTMLFLKEQRKIILIITDGVPDSTHAAIHAVTVAQKLGFEVYGLGIRDEHIAHLLPQTSRVINDLSDLAPVMFDMLQGALLKGWAS, encoded by the coding sequence ATGGTACGCACAAAAGACGTTCTCAACTGTCTGCCCCTGCTGGCGTCCATCCTTGGCGACCGCTATGGTGTGCAGGTATGTATTGGCGGCAAGGAAGCCTGCACCAACGGTAAAGTTATCCATCTGCCATCGTTGCCCATTGATTGTGAGCCGGAATTATTGGCTCTGGCGAGGTCGTTTGTGGATCATGAATCCGGCCATATCCGACATACGGATTTTAGCGTGCTGAAAGCTGCAAACCTTGATCCAGTGGCTTTCAATTTGTTCAACTGTCTTGAGGATTGGCGTGTTGAAAAAAAGCTGTCGGGCATTTTCCCCGGCTGCCGGAGGAACCTGAACTGGCTGATACGACGATTCTTTGTAGAGCAAGCACAGCCAAGGGCCGGGGACGATTCCCCGGCCCTTGCTGTTTTGGACTATGTGCTGTTGACCGTGCGAGCCTGGGATGTGGAAGAGGTGAACAAGCCGCGCATGACAGCAGCAGATGCGCTGCGCCAGCACTTCCCCGGCCTGAAGGAAGTGCTGGATGCCATTCTGGCCAAGGTTTACATCCACTGCCCGGACACGGCTACAGCCATTGCCTATGCCCGCCTTTTGGCACAGGCCATCCGGCAATGGGAACCACAACCACAACCGCAACAACAAAAGAAAAGCAAAGGGAGCAGAGCTGACCATTGCGATTCTACCTCTCAATCAGAGCAGGAGATTTCGCCTGATTGTGCATCTCAAACGCAGCAGCCCACATCCCCCAGCAGGGCCAAGGATCAACTCGCAGCCTTGTTGCATGCCGAAGCGCAAGACCTGCCGCAAAATTTGGGGGAGCTTCTTTCAACGGCACTTACTCTTTGTCAGGCAGAATCGGCCTTTGAGAGTGTTACTGTGGCGGTAGAAGGGTTTCGACCTTCGGGCGTATTGCCTGAGCCGCAAAAGCTGCAAGCCCTTCAGGCCAGCATTGCCTTGCGCACACGCCTTCAGGGGCTTTTGCAGGCACGGACACAAAAACAATGCAGCATCGGTCGGCGCGGGGCCTTACGCCCCGGCTCGCTCCATCGGCTGCAAACGGGCAATCCGCGCATCTTCCGCAGGGAGGCGGAACAGACTGGCCTCAACACTGCTGTGCATATTCTGCTGGACGTCAGCGGCAGTATGAGCGGCGTACCCATCGTCCTGGCAAGGCAAGCCTGCTTTGCTGTGGCAAAAGCACTGGAAAATATCAAAGGCGTAAATCCTGCGGTCACGGCTTTTCCAGCTATGGCTTCCACAAGTTCTGTCTTCCCCATCATGCGTCATGGTCAAAAGGTGCCGGACAACTTCGACATCAATGCTTCAGGCGGTACACCGCTGGCTGCGGCCCTGTGGTGGGGCATGCAGACCATGCTGTTTCTCAAGGAACAACGGAAAATCATTCTCATCATTACTGACGGAGTACCCGACAGTACACACGCAGCAATCCATGCTGTGACCGTAGCGCAAAAGCTTGGCTTTGAGGTGTATGGCCTTGGCATCCGTGATGAGCATATAGCCCACCTACTGCCACAGACCAGTCGAGTTATCAACGATCTGTCTGACCTGGCACCAGTCATGTTTGACATGCTTCAAGGCGCTCTGCTGAAAGGATGGGCATCATGA
- the murA gene encoding UDP-N-acetylglucosamine 1-carboxyvinyltransferase has product MDKLVIEGGVPLTGSIEVSGSKNAALPILFAAILPEEPVTITNVPDLRDIHTTLNLLKVLGCDCQYENGQVRIVPGSLLPEAPYDLVRTMRASVLCLGPLLARIGQARVALPGGCAIGARPVDQHLKGLEQMGASFQLEEGYIIGRCRKLTGAHITFDMPTVGGTENLLMAAVLAEGKTVLENVALEPEVVDLANFLCACGARISGQGTSCIRIEGVTSLHQATYPVMPDRIEAGTFLAAAGITGGELLLHNCPYDELESVILKLRSMGMEITQQGSGVLARCCAAPLRGTDVKTQPYPGFPTDMQAQIMALMCLAQGASVVEESIFENRFMHVLELMRMGAQIKVSGHTAMVRGVQKLTGAPVMASDLRASASLVLAGLAAQGVTEVRRIYHLDRGYEHIEHKLNAVGARIRREKQ; this is encoded by the coding sequence ATGGACAAGTTGGTCATTGAGGGCGGTGTGCCGCTTACGGGCAGTATTGAGGTGAGCGGCTCAAAAAATGCTGCGCTGCCTATCCTTTTTGCTGCAATTTTGCCTGAAGAGCCTGTTACTATTACCAATGTTCCTGATCTTCGCGATATTCACACCACCCTCAACCTGCTCAAGGTGCTCGGTTGCGACTGCCAGTACGAAAACGGGCAGGTGCGTATCGTTCCGGGCAGTCTGCTGCCCGAAGCCCCGTACGACCTTGTGCGCACCATGCGGGCATCGGTGCTTTGCCTGGGGCCTCTGCTTGCCCGCATAGGCCAGGCCCGTGTGGCGCTGCCCGGCGGCTGCGCCATCGGCGCGCGCCCCGTGGACCAGCACTTGAAGGGGCTGGAGCAGATGGGCGCGAGCTTTCAATTGGAAGAAGGCTATATCATCGGCCGCTGCCGCAAGCTCACGGGCGCGCACATCACGTTTGACATGCCCACGGTGGGCGGCACGGAAAACCTGCTCATGGCGGCTGTACTGGCCGAGGGCAAGACCGTGCTGGAAAACGTGGCTCTTGAGCCTGAGGTGGTGGATCTTGCAAATTTCCTGTGCGCCTGCGGCGCGCGCATAAGCGGGCAGGGCACATCGTGCATACGTATTGAGGGCGTCACCTCCCTGCATCAGGCTACGTATCCCGTCATGCCGGACCGCATTGAAGCCGGAACATTTCTGGCGGCGGCGGGCATTACAGGTGGCGAACTTCTTTTGCACAACTGCCCTTATGACGAGCTTGAGTCCGTTATCCTCAAACTGCGCAGCATGGGGATGGAGATCACGCAGCAGGGCAGCGGCGTGCTGGCCCGCTGCTGCGCGGCCCCCCTGCGCGGCACGGACGTGAAAACCCAGCCATACCCCGGCTTTCCTACAGACATGCAGGCCCAGATCATGGCGCTCATGTGCCTGGCGCAGGGGGCCAGCGTGGTGGAAGAAAGCATTTTTGAAAACCGCTTCATGCATGTTCTTGAGCTGATGCGCATGGGCGCGCAGATCAAGGTTTCGGGCCATACGGCCATGGTGCGCGGCGTACAGAAACTTACGGGCGCGCCTGTTATGGCATCAGACCTGCGGGCCAGTGCTTCACTGGTGCTTGCGGGCCTTGCTGCCCAGGGCGTAACAGAGGTGCGGCGCATTTATCACCTGGACAGGGGCTACGAGCATATCGAGCACAAGCTTAACGCCGTGGGCGCGCGCATCCGGCGGGAAAAGCAGTAA
- a CDS encoding BON domain-containing protein has protein sequence MQRLALILLLFMLAGLNGCAYSGYGLYDDQRLMDTISDDKGMATKIKTALMNESFTGGWSVAVYSFYRHVFLVGEVPPDMQGKALAIARRYNPLSVTPHWFTPGRSDTSNIVLATRLRKDLIGTKGLSSTRIDTEVNAGRVVLLGVVKDDAEKQLAIQAARSVPGVTSVTSYLMLPQKAGQLGAGASEQHEGMGPADGGFVPDSASGSSGGMNTSPASSGGTPGASGNVESRDLP, from the coding sequence ATGCAACGCCTGGCGCTTATTTTGCTTTTGTTCATGCTGGCCGGTCTTAACGGCTGCGCTTACAGCGGGTATGGCCTGTATGACGACCAGCGCCTTATGGATACCATTTCGGACGACAAGGGAATGGCGACCAAAATCAAGACAGCCCTTATGAATGAGAGCTTTACCGGGGGCTGGTCTGTGGCGGTATACAGTTTTTACCGGCATGTTTTTCTGGTGGGTGAGGTTCCGCCGGACATGCAGGGCAAGGCCCTGGCCATTGCCCGCCGGTATAATCCGCTTTCGGTAACGCCGCACTGGTTTACCCCGGGCAGGAGCGATACCAGCAACATTGTACTGGCAACCAGGCTGCGCAAGGACCTTATCGGAACCAAGGGGCTTTCTTCCACCCGTATAGATACAGAAGTGAACGCGGGCAGGGTGGTGTTGCTGGGGGTAGTGAAGGATGACGCTGAAAAGCAGCTTGCCATACAGGCGGCGCGGAGCGTGCCGGGAGTAACCTCGGTAACAAGCTACCTTATGCTGCCGCAAAAAGCCGGACAGCTTGGCGCGGGTGCATCCGAGCAGCATGAAGGCATGGGACCGGCCGATGGCGGTTTTGTGCCTGACAGCGCTTCGGGCAGTTCGGGGGGCATGAATACCTCTCCTGCATCTTCGGGCGGAACGCCGGGCGCTTCCGGCAATGTAGAAAGTCGCGACCTGCCCTGA
- a CDS encoding cob(I)yrinic acid a,c-diamide adenosyltransferase, translating into MILVYTGDGKGKTSACTGQAVRAMGQGMTVAFGQFMKRYGQAGEQAMLAQWLGARFLAGGCGFLRRDEDRPAHREAALQVLAWARRQMAEADMLVLDESLYAFGAGILLREEIEELMALARQQATHLVLSGRNAPDWLVDAADLVTSMTEIKHPWRAGIKAAPGIEY; encoded by the coding sequence ATGATTCTTGTTTATACGGGTGACGGCAAAGGCAAGACAAGCGCCTGCACTGGGCAGGCCGTACGCGCCATGGGCCAGGGCATGACCGTGGCTTTTGGTCAGTTTATGAAACGCTATGGACAGGCAGGTGAGCAGGCCATGCTGGCTCAATGGCTGGGGGCACGCTTTCTGGCCGGGGGCTGCGGCTTTCTGCGCCGTGACGAAGACCGCCCCGCCCACCGTGAGGCCGCATTGCAAGTGCTTGCATGGGCGCGACGACAGATGGCCGAAGCCGATATGCTGGTGCTGGACGAAAGCCTTTACGCCTTTGGCGCGGGCATTCTTTTGCGCGAGGAGATTGAAGAACTCATGGCTCTGGCGCGGCAGCAGGCTACGCACCTGGTGCTTTCGGGCCGGAACGCACCGGACTGGCTGGTGGACGCCGCGGACCTTGTGACCTCCATGACCGAAATCAAGCATCCCTGGCGCGCCGGCATCAAGGCCGCGCCCGGCATCGAATATTGA
- the amrS gene encoding AmmeMemoRadiSam system radical SAM enzyme, whose protein sequence is MQTQLWQPLQGHDQGSVLCRLCAHGCRLKKGAKGLCGVRANINGELVSVVRDVVTAVNLDPVEKKPLYHFLPGSRTFSVGSVGCNFSCKFCQNSDIAHIPANGVVPGRRATPEDLILLAQENRARSMAFTYNEPTVFFELVYETASLAVARGMRSLLVTNGYMSTDCLTVLSRSVQAANVDLKAFSDSFYRQYCGARLQPVLDNLKTIRAMGWWLEVTTLVIPGVNDSPGELKAAASFIRQELGADTPWHISAFHGAHLMADHPSTPLAKLEEAWAIGRDEGLHFVYIGNAQSALGGNTFCPQCGNLVIERRGYNIRSLMQADTPGACPSCHAALTGVWS, encoded by the coding sequence ATGCAGACACAACTCTGGCAGCCTCTTCAAGGGCACGATCAGGGCAGCGTGCTGTGCCGCCTCTGCGCACATGGCTGCCGCCTCAAAAAAGGGGCCAAGGGCCTGTGCGGTGTGCGGGCCAATATCAATGGAGAACTTGTCTCGGTGGTGCGTGATGTGGTCACCGCCGTCAATCTGGATCCGGTAGAAAAAAAACCGCTCTACCACTTTCTTCCGGGCAGCCGGACTTTTTCTGTCGGCAGCGTGGGCTGCAACTTTTCCTGCAAGTTTTGCCAGAACAGCGACATTGCCCACATACCCGCCAACGGCGTAGTTCCCGGCAGGCGCGCCACGCCCGAAGACCTGATACTCCTGGCCCAGGAAAACCGCGCCCGCAGCATGGCTTTTACCTACAACGAGCCTACGGTTTTTTTTGAGCTGGTTTACGAAACCGCTTCCCTTGCCGTGGCCCGGGGCATGCGCAGCCTGCTGGTGACCAACGGCTATATGTCGACGGATTGCCTGACGGTTCTGAGCCGGAGCGTTCAGGCAGCCAATGTGGACCTCAAGGCTTTCAGCGACAGCTTCTATCGCCAGTACTGCGGCGCGCGCCTGCAGCCGGTGCTCGACAATCTCAAGACCATCAGGGCCATGGGCTGGTGGCTTGAAGTGACAACCCTCGTCATTCCCGGCGTCAATGACAGCCCGGGCGAACTCAAGGCCGCCGCGTCCTTTATCCGGCAGGAACTGGGGGCCGATACCCCCTGGCATATCTCAGCCTTTCACGGTGCGCACCTCATGGCCGACCATCCTTCCACCCCGCTGGCAAAACTTGAAGAAGCCTGGGCCATAGGCCGTGATGAAGGCCTGCATTTTGTATATATAGGCAATGCGCAGAGCGCGTTGGGCGGCAATACGTTTTGTCCCCAGTGCGGCAACCTGGTTATAGAGCGCCGGGGCTACAACATACGGTCACTCATGCAGGCAGACACGCCCGGCGCGTGTCCTTCCTGTCACGCGGCCCTGACAGGAGTGTGGAGCTGA
- the purM gene encoding phosphoribosylformylglycinamidine cyclo-ligase: protein MSSDRAKAYTQAGVDIEAGNTLVSRIKSMVQSTQTRGVISDIGGFGGLFRPDLSGMSEPVLVSSTDGVGTKLKLAFAFDKHDTVGIDLVAMSVNDILVQGATPLFFLDYFATGKLDVDTAQTVIGGVAEGCRQSDCALLGGETAEMPDMYAPGEYDLAGFCVGIVDNARLIDGSSIQVGDHIVGIASSGLHSNGYSLARKVLEKSGLAPDDVFPGADGATVRDVMLAPTIIYVEAVRSLLRDLNVKGMAHITGGGFYDNIPRVLPAQVEARINFGSWQMAPVFRWLKETGDLSWPEILQIFNGGIGYVLVLPPDQSEEAISRIQAFNLRAWHIGNVARRGKNDAGGENEQVIVNF from the coding sequence ATGTCCAGCGATCGCGCGAAAGCCTATACTCAGGCAGGCGTTGACATTGAGGCGGGAAACACCCTTGTGTCGCGCATCAAGTCTATGGTGCAGAGCACCCAGACCAGGGGTGTCATTTCAGACATAGGCGGCTTCGGCGGCCTTTTCCGTCCCGATCTCAGCGGCATGAGCGAGCCTGTGCTGGTTTCTTCCACCGATGGTGTGGGCACCAAGCTCAAACTGGCTTTCGCTTTTGACAAGCACGACACCGTGGGCATCGACCTGGTGGCCATGAGTGTGAACGATATTCTTGTTCAGGGGGCCACGCCCCTGTTCTTTCTTGACTATTTTGCCACTGGCAAGCTGGACGTAGACACGGCCCAGACCGTCATCGGCGGCGTGGCCGAAGGCTGCCGCCAGTCCGATTGCGCCCTGTTGGGCGGCGAAACAGCGGAAATGCCCGACATGTACGCCCCCGGCGAGTATGATCTGGCCGGTTTCTGCGTAGGCATTGTGGACAATGCCAGACTTATTGACGGCTCAAGCATTCAGGTGGGCGACCACATCGTGGGCATTGCCTCGTCGGGCCTGCATTCAAACGGTTATTCCCTGGCCCGCAAGGTGCTGGAAAAGAGCGGACTTGCCCCCGACGATGTTTTTCCCGGCGCGGACGGCGCCACAGTGCGCGACGTAATGCTTGCCCCCACCATCATTTATGTGGAGGCCGTGCGTTCCCTCCTGCGCGACCTTAACGTCAAGGGCATGGCCCATATTACGGGCGGCGGCTTTTATGACAATATCCCCCGCGTCCTGCCTGCGCAGGTGGAGGCCCGCATCAATTTCGGCAGCTGGCAGATGGCTCCGGTTTTCAGGTGGCTCAAGGAAACGGGCGACCTTTCCTGGCCTGAAATCCTGCAGATATTCAACGGCGGCATCGGCTACGTACTGGTGCTGCCCCCTGACCAGAGCGAAGAAGCCATCAGCCGTATTCAGGCGTTCAACCTGCGCGCCTGGCATATCGGCAATGTGGCCCGCCGTGGCAAGAATGATGCGGGCGGCGAAAATGAACAGGTTATTGTAAACTTCTGA
- a CDS encoding YccF domain-containing protein, whose product MNSTLGCLGNALWFILGGFVMGLVWWMFGVLCFISIIGIPWGRACFVMGNFTFFPFGKMPVSREVLTGQPDVGTGVLGTVGNILWLVFAGIWIALGHLVSAAACAVTIIGIPFAWQHVKLAALALCPIGKTVVPAAVAQAAEEAATLRGYQKQK is encoded by the coding sequence ATGAACAGTACCTTGGGCTGCCTTGGCAATGCCCTGTGGTTCATACTCGGTGGCTTTGTCATGGGCCTTGTGTGGTGGATGTTCGGCGTGCTCTGTTTTATCTCCATCATCGGCATTCCCTGGGGCCGCGCCTGTTTTGTCATGGGCAACTTCACCTTTTTTCCCTTCGGCAAAATGCCCGTCTCGCGCGAGGTGCTCACCGGGCAGCCCGATGTGGGAACCGGGGTGCTGGGAACAGTGGGCAATATCCTGTGGCTCGTCTTTGCGGGCATATGGATAGCCCTGGGGCATCTGGTATCTGCGGCGGCCTGCGCCGTGACCATTATCGGCATTCCCTTTGCCTGGCAGCACGTCAAGCTGGCGGCCCTGGCCCTTTGCCCCATCGGCAAAACCGTTGTACCCGCTGCGGTGGCCCAGGCTGCAGAAGAGGCCGCCACCCTGCGCGGTTACCAAAAGCAGAAATAG
- the gmhB gene encoding D-glycero-beta-D-manno-heptose 1,7-bisphosphate 7-phosphatase: MTEKTALRRAIFLDRDGTLNRDTGYVHRKEDWQWLPGVPEALKRLRAVGYVLVVVSNQSGIARGMFDHDALKRLEEWVNADLAAKNAAIDAWYYCPHLPEITGPCQCRKPEPGLLLRAARDLDLDLANSWMIGDRVRDVRAGLAAGCRSILLHPESGGHEDDGDVPDGVSVAPHLPAAGVHILAPRMRELRAARLLEKMKE; encoded by the coding sequence ATGACGGAAAAAACGGCGTTGCGCCGGGCTATTTTTCTTGACCGCGACGGAACCCTGAACAGGGATACGGGCTATGTACACCGCAAGGAAGACTGGCAATGGCTGCCCGGCGTGCCCGAGGCGCTCAAGCGTCTGCGCGCCGTGGGCTATGTGCTGGTGGTGGTGAGCAACCAGTCGGGGATTGCGCGGGGCATGTTTGACCATGACGCCCTGAAGCGTCTGGAAGAATGGGTCAATGCCGACCTTGCGGCCAAAAATGCCGCCATTGATGCATGGTACTATTGCCCGCACCTGCCTGAAATTACCGGCCCATGCCAGTGCCGCAAGCCTGAGCCCGGGCTTCTTCTCCGGGCTGCCCGCGATCTGGATCTGGACCTTGCCAATTCGTGGATGATCGGCGACCGCGTGCGCGACGTGCGTGCCGGGCTGGCGGCGGGCTGCCGCAGCATTCTGCTGCATCCTGAAAGCGGCGGCCATGAGGATGACGGGGACGTGCCGGACGGCGTGTCCGTAGCACCGCATCTGCCGGCGGCGGGGGTGCACATTCTGGCTCCGCGCATGCGTGAACTGCGCGCGGCCCGTCTGCTGGAAAAGATGAAGGAGTGA
- the fliM gene encoding flagellar motor switch protein FliM — MNKVLAQDEVDALLRGLSGGEIESEVEVPEDDSGIVAFDLANQDRIIRGRMPVLEIVNDRFARLCTNALSNSVRKRVELNPISIDMTKFGEFMRSLPVPTSINIFKMDPLRGNAIMVVDSRLVFALVESVFGGAGSQPKVEGREFTRIEQAVVDKIVKIALDNMEESWRPVHDVKLELVRSEINPQFAAIVPPSDVVVVITFEVELDTALGSMIICLPYATIEPIRSKLHASFQTERLEVDHAWVARLKERLMETPVELKVCFGKTTITGNQLLRMQVGDILVLDKDEEDMLDCTVAGVCKYQGIAGTIKAMKSFQIIKENEPQYT, encoded by the coding sequence ATGAACAAAGTTTTGGCGCAAGATGAAGTGGATGCCCTGCTGCGCGGGCTTTCAGGCGGCGAAATCGAAAGCGAGGTTGAAGTGCCGGAGGACGATTCCGGCATAGTGGCCTTTGACCTTGCCAATCAGGACCGCATCATACGCGGGCGCATGCCCGTGCTCGAAATCGTCAATGACCGTTTTGCCCGGCTGTGCACCAACGCGCTTTCCAACTCTGTGCGCAAACGCGTGGAACTGAACCCCATATCCATTGATATGACAAAGTTCGGCGAATTCATGCGTTCCCTGCCCGTTCCCACTTCCATCAACATCTTCAAGATGGATCCGCTGCGCGGCAATGCCATCATGGTGGTGGACTCACGCCTGGTCTTCGCCCTTGTGGAAAGCGTCTTCGGCGGCGCAGGCTCCCAGCCCAAGGTGGAAGGACGCGAATTTACCCGCATTGAACAGGCCGTGGTCGACAAGATCGTCAAAATTGCCCTGGACAATATGGAAGAATCCTGGCGACCCGTGCACGATGTCAAGCTGGAGCTGGTACGCAGCGAGATCAATCCGCAGTTTGCGGCCATTGTGCCGCCCAGCGATGTTGTGGTGGTCATCACCTTTGAAGTTGAGCTGGACACGGCCCTCGGCTCCATGATCATCTGCCTGCCCTACGCCACCATTGAACCCATCCGCTCCAAACTGCACGCCAGCTTTCAGACAGAACGGCTTGAGGTGGACCATGCCTGGGTGGCGCGCCTTAAAGAGCGCCTTATGGAAACTCCGGTAGAACTCAAAGTATGCTTCGGCAAGACCACGATTACGGGCAACCAGCTTCTGCGCATGCAGGTAGGAGATATTCTGGTGCTGGACAAGGATGAGGAAGACATGCTCGACTGCACTGTGGCGGGCGTGTGCAAGTATCAGGGCATTGCCGGAACAATCAAGGCCATGAAATCATTTCAGATTATCAAAGAAAACGAGCCACAGTACACCTGA